A window of Treponema pectinovorum contains these coding sequences:
- a CDS encoding MT-A70 family methyltransferase, which produces MKVDIYKTENKYDIIYADPPWAYLWGKGKTGGNFCPEKHYHTMEISEICALGKTIKKIRAKNCALFIWTTMPCLKDVFSVMEAWGFKYKTCAFTWIKTKKDGSPLSGMGSYTKANAELCLLAMRGHIKSVDKTVPQILMHPRLGHSVKPDEIMRRIEKLFGPNTKKIELFARKEAVDWDRWGDES; this is translated from the coding sequence ATGAAAGTTGATATTTATAAAACAGAAAATAAATATGATATTATTTACGCAGATCCACCTTGGGCTTACCTATGGGGAAAAGGTAAAACTGGTGGAAATTTCTGTCCTGAAAAACACTATCACACAATGGAAATTTCGGAAATCTGTGCTTTAGGAAAAACTATAAAAAAGATTCGAGCAAAGAACTGTGCCTTATTTATTTGGACTACAATGCCGTGTCTCAAAGATGTTTTTTCCGTTATGGAAGCTTGGGGATTTAAGTATAAAACCTGTGCTTTTACGTGGATAAAAACAAAAAAAGACGGAAGCCCTCTATCTGGAATGGGAAGTTACACAAAAGCAAATGCAGAATTATGCCTACTTGCTATGAGAGGACACATAAAAAGTGTAGACAAAACAGTTCCACAAATTTTAATGCATCCTCGTTTGGGGCATTCCGTAAAACCTGATGAAATTATGAGACGAATCGAAAAACTTTTCGGTCCTAATACAAAGAAAATCGAACTTTTTGCCCGCAAAGAAGCAGTCGATTGGGACAGATGGGGAGACGAATCATAG
- a CDS encoding HEPN/Toprim-associated domain-containing protein yields the protein MASYFSLKIKDYDVIYEKNYFNPEIGILFSEYERVVEVSKGNKYQYVSTVKKLLERLSIIGITPEKTKKEFSIFKKDYIEKFTADSEYYGDKSLKSLSLKKWCESIKQIIESEIRYTRKNVREQSNPVFRYILENDDFLYGFPTDDIRKTLSLILSMFPKDEKVILDLSPLIYSGYYEKYTRFVDLSKNQIIDNKYYNENIIILAEGTYDIFVLKETLQLLYPDKFHFFSFLDFDNSKTPGGAGHLVNYIRALSGASVTDKMIAIFDNDSAAQDAIRVLKSENIPKNIRYTKYPDIPYLNKYPTIGPMGKQQMNINGRAASIEMYMGDDILKKTEEAFPVQWTGYLKSINSYQGGIIDKGKAQEAFRRKIKTCKRSEDEKTKANWDGIKAIWNHIYDLCSDFYI from the coding sequence ATGGCAAGTTACTTTTCGCTAAAAATAAAAGATTACGATGTCATTTATGAGAAAAATTATTTTAATCCTGAAATAGGAATTCTATTTTCTGAATACGAAAGGGTCGTCGAAGTAAGCAAAGGCAATAAATATCAATATGTTTCGACGGTCAAAAAACTCCTTGAACGGCTTTCCATAATTGGAATTACTCCAGAAAAGACAAAAAAAGAATTTTCTATTTTCAAAAAAGATTACATCGAAAAATTTACTGCCGACAGTGAATATTATGGCGACAAATCCTTAAAATCACTCTCGCTAAAAAAATGGTGCGAATCCATAAAGCAAATCATCGAAAGCGAAATCCGCTACACCCGAAAAAATGTGCGCGAACAATCAAATCCTGTCTTCCGTTACATCTTAGAAAACGACGATTTTCTCTACGGATTTCCTACAGACGACATTCGAAAAACTCTTTCTTTAATACTTTCGATGTTCCCAAAAGACGAAAAAGTCATCCTGGATTTGTCGCCCCTCATTTACAGCGGCTATTACGAAAAATATACGCGATTTGTCGATTTATCAAAAAATCAAATCATCGACAACAAATATTACAACGAAAATATCATCATCCTTGCAGAAGGAACTTACGATATTTTTGTACTAAAAGAAACGCTCCAATTACTGTATCCCGACAAATTTCATTTCTTCAGTTTTCTCGATTTCGACAATTCAAAAACGCCAGGCGGTGCAGGCCATCTTGTAAACTACATTCGAGCTTTGAGCGGAGCTTCCGTTACAGATAAGATGATTGCAATCTTCGATAACGATTCTGCAGCGCAGGACGCAATTCGAGTTCTAAAGTCAGAAAATATCCCCAAAAACATACGCTACACAAAATATCCAGACATTCCGTACCTCAACAAATATCCGACGATTGGTCCCATGGGAAAACAGCAGATGAACATAAATGGCAGAGCAGCTTCAATCGAAATGTACATGGGAGACGATATTCTAAAAAAAACTGAGGAGGCTTTTCCAGTTCAATGGACGGGTTATTTAAAATCGATAAACTCGTATCAGGGCGGAATTATCGACAAGGGCAAAGCACAGGAAGCGTTCCGGCGCAAAATTAAAACTTGCAAACGAAGTGAAGACGAAAAAACAAAAGCGAACTGGGACGGAATAAAAGCGATTTGGAATCACATCTATGATTTATGCAGCGATTTCTATATTTAA
- a CDS encoding formate--tetrahydrofolate ligase — protein MLSDIEIAQKNEMACITQVAKKIGIEESSLDLYGNYKAKITMAELRKFQKKVQEPKNRAKLILTTAVTPTPAGEGKSTVSIGLGDGLNKIGKKTVIALREPSLGPCFGVKGGACGGGYAQIVPMEDINLHFTGDIHAISIANNLMAALIDNHIQQGNQLNLDPRTITWKRCVDLNDRALRNINIGLGGTQDGIPREDHFTIAVASELMAIICLSTSISDLKKRIGNITICRTYDKRPVKFSELKCTGAIAALLKDAIRPNLVQTLEKNPVFVHGGPFANIAQGTNSINATYSALATGDYVVTEAGFAADLGAEKFMDIKCRTAGISPDVVVIVATVRALKMHGGMAKADLSTPSICALQAGFENLAVHIENIAKFGVPSVVAINKFATDTDEELELLKKLCETKGSKAVVCEGWEKGGEGMRELATVVSSIADSQSANFHYLYESHLSLADKVRVLAKQIYRASSVEFPPTVLKKLREYEELGYKEFPVCIAKTQNSISHDPKLLGCPKDYVFPIRDCALYSGAGFVVILAGDIMTMPGLPKIPAALTIDVDDDGKISGLF, from the coding sequence ATGCTTTCTGATATTGAAATTGCACAAAAAAACGAGATGGCTTGCATCACACAAGTTGCAAAAAAAATCGGCATAGAAGAATCTTCCTTGGATTTGTATGGAAATTACAAAGCAAAAATCACGATGGCAGAACTCAGAAAATTTCAAAAGAAAGTTCAAGAGCCTAAAAATCGTGCCAAATTGATTTTGACGACAGCGGTTACACCAACTCCAGCAGGAGAAGGAAAGTCTACAGTTTCAATCGGGTTAGGCGACGGCTTAAATAAGATAGGCAAAAAAACGGTAATCGCTTTGCGCGAGCCTTCGCTTGGACCTTGTTTTGGCGTAAAAGGCGGTGCCTGTGGTGGTGGATACGCTCAGATTGTTCCAATGGAAGATATAAATCTGCATTTTACAGGCGATATTCACGCAATCTCCATAGCGAACAACCTTATGGCAGCCTTAATTGATAATCACATTCAGCAGGGAAATCAACTTAATTTGGACCCTCGCACTATAACCTGGAAGCGTTGTGTCGATTTAAATGACAGAGCATTAAGAAATATAAACATAGGTCTTGGCGGAACTCAAGACGGAATTCCACGTGAAGACCATTTTACGATAGCTGTTGCTTCAGAATTGATGGCTATAATCTGTCTTTCGACTTCTATTTCGGATTTAAAAAAACGCATAGGAAACATAACAATATGTAGAACTTACGATAAAAGACCCGTAAAATTTTCTGAATTAAAATGCACAGGTGCAATCGCTGCTTTATTAAAAGATGCAATAAGACCAAATCTTGTTCAAACTTTGGAAAAAAATCCAGTCTTTGTTCACGGAGGTCCGTTTGCAAACATCGCGCAGGGAACTAATTCAATAAATGCAACCTACAGTGCGCTTGCAACTGGCGATTATGTGGTTACGGAGGCTGGTTTTGCGGCAGATTTAGGTGCGGAAAAATTTATGGACATAAAATGTCGCACAGCAGGAATAAGTCCAGATGTTGTCGTAATAGTTGCAACCGTTAGAGCTCTGAAAATGCACGGCGGAATGGCAAAGGCGGATTTATCGACACCAAGTATATGTGCGTTGCAGGCTGGTTTTGAAAATCTGGCAGTTCATATAGAAAATATCGCAAAGTTTGGAGTTCCGTCTGTGGTTGCGATAAATAAATTTGCTACAGATACGGATGAAGAATTGGAACTTCTAAAAAAACTATGCGAAACTAAAGGCTCTAAAGCGGTAGTTTGCGAAGGTTGGGAAAAAGGTGGCGAAGGAATGAGAGAACTTGCAACCGTGGTTTCTTCTATTGCAGACAGCCAGAGTGCAAATTTTCATTACCTTTATGAATCGCATCTTTCGCTTGCAGACAAAGTGCGAGTTTTAGCAAAACAGATATACAGAGCGTCGAGTGTGGAATTCCCGCCTACAGTTCTTAAAAAATTGCGTGAATACGAAGAGTTGGGCTATAAGGAGTTTCCAGTCTGCATTGCAAAAACTCAGAATTCTATAAGCCACGATCCAAAACTATTAGGGTGTCCAAAAGATTATGTTTTCCCGATTAGAGACTGCGCTCTTTACAGCGGAGCAGGTTTTGTCGTAATTCTTGCAGGCGATATAATGACTATGCCAGGGCTTCCAAAAATTCCTGCGGCACTGACGATAGATGTGGACGATGACGGAAAAATCTCCGGTCTTTTTTAA
- a CDS encoding Cof-type HAD-IIB family hydrolase: MENTQTSKLPVKLIAFDLDDTLLNDKTDISPKTLKAVQSCSKKGIYIVLCSGRVENAILPYVRKLDIAGSEFGRYIIAINGAEIFDLHTRLPIFEKKLDGKILKEVHSYCSSFDLGCHVCDSDTVYADRDTSWTRKDSQMCGLKFLKVEDFDSFMEKGHPKMLIPAPEEKIAEFMPFLKEKLKGRAEVFTSKPYFLEVMPLGCGKGQSILELAKILNIPKENTMGFGDSFNDESMIRLTGYGVAMKNGAREIQSIAKFVTEFDNNNDGIAAFLEKWVL; encoded by the coding sequence ATGGAAAACACTCAAACTTCAAAACTCCCCGTAAAACTAATAGCTTTTGACTTGGACGACACTCTCTTAAACGATAAAACAGACATAAGTCCAAAAACTTTAAAGGCCGTGCAATCTTGTTCAAAAAAAGGAATATACATAGTTCTCTGCTCTGGACGTGTAGAAAACGCAATTTTGCCTTATGTCAGAAAATTAGACATTGCAGGTTCAGAATTTGGCAGATACATAATTGCAATCAATGGAGCAGAGATTTTTGATTTGCACACGAGACTTCCTATTTTTGAAAAAAAACTCGATGGAAAAATTTTAAAAGAAGTTCATTCCTACTGCTCTTCCTTTGACCTTGGCTGCCATGTTTGCGACAGCGACACTGTTTATGCAGACCGCGATACTAGTTGGACTCGAAAAGATTCTCAGATGTGCGGATTAAAATTTTTAAAGGTTGAAGATTTTGATTCATTTATGGAAAAAGGTCATCCAAAAATGCTCATTCCTGCTCCAGAAGAAAAAATTGCAGAGTTTATGCCATTTCTAAAAGAAAAGTTAAAGGGACGTGCAGAAGTTTTTACGAGTAAGCCGTATTTTCTTGAAGTTATGCCACTCGGTTGTGGAAAAGGTCAGTCGATACTCGAACTTGCAAAAATCCTAAATATTCCGAAAGAAAACACTATGGGCTTTGGAGACAGTTTTAACGATGAAAGCATGATTCGCCTTACAGGTTATGGCGTTGCAATGAAGAACGGTGCAAGAGAAATTCAGTCTATCGCAAAATTCGTAACTGAATTTGACAACAACAACGACGGAATTGCAGCCTTCCTTGAAAAATGGGTTCTTTAA
- a CDS encoding MarR family winged helix-turn-helix transcriptional regulator, which produces MTYSENSVLNLISRIHSQSQDFLQGKLFNVGLKELATSHGNILFSLSQNKTMNLGELAKRINRDKSTTTILVKKLQNEGFIEIKKDETDARKKIIQLTTKGKSYNEQTAKVSNDLISTCYKGFSQDEKKQLVELLNKLCLNLV; this is translated from the coding sequence ATGACTTATTCGGAAAACTCTGTTTTAAATTTAATTTCTCGAATCCACTCGCAAAGTCAAGATTTTTTGCAGGGAAAACTTTTTAACGTTGGGCTTAAAGAACTTGCGACAAGCCACGGAAACATTCTTTTTTCTTTGAGCCAGAATAAAACGATGAATCTTGGCGAGCTTGCAAAACGGATAAACCGCGACAAATCGACGACGACCATTCTCGTAAAAAAACTCCAAAATGAAGGTTTTATAGAAATTAAAAAAGACGAAACCGATGCAAGAAAAAAAATCATTCAACTCACGACAAAAGGCAAAAGTTACAACGAGCAGACGGCAAAAGTTTCAAACGATTTGATTTCAACTTGCTATAAAGGATTTTCTCAGGACGAAAAAAAACAACTTGTCGAATTGCTCAACAAGTTGTGTCTAAATTTAGTTTAA
- the lysS gene encoding lysine--tRNA ligase: MARDISELCHWADQQAERIIKQKGELELYTCASGITPSGTVHIGNFREIITVDLIVRALRDRGKNVRFIYSWDDYDVFRKVPANMPKPEILEKYLRYPITLVPDTFGRDENYARHHEVDIEKQLPRVGIAPEFLYQASRYRANRYAEGMKIAMQKRDVIKQCLNEYRDDEHKMPESEEYWPVAAFCCNCNKDETRITDYDGEYSVSYECLSCGHKEKGDLKTSKEFKLGWRVDWPMRWNEEKVVFEPGGKDHISPGGSYDTAKLVSKRLYNWDAPVTMKYDFVKLKGVPGKMSSSKGKVISLVDALEVYQPEVLRYIFAQNKVDHEFSISFDLDVVTVYEAYDRTERIAWGLEEPKEKDAEKKAKIIKQEKRIYELSQIVNGFPKVQPYQVSFRLLTTLLQTYSGDIDAVIKSLGDVKTEQEECLRRRCVCAWYWINESAPDCAPDFCFKIRDDNSKAEGITGDMLTAIKRVRDEVVPKIGTYAQDKDCQQDMYNIATELGLDAKALFTALYHALINKDQGPRLANFMKIIGKEKLAKILSVY, from the coding sequence ATGGCTAGAGATATTTCAGAATTATGCCACTGGGCAGACCAGCAGGCAGAGAGGATTATCAAGCAAAAGGGTGAACTTGAACTTTACACCTGTGCTTCGGGAATTACACCTTCGGGAACTGTTCATATTGGGAATTTTAGGGAAATCATAACTGTTGATTTGATTGTGCGTGCGCTTCGTGACAGAGGCAAGAATGTTCGCTTTATTTATTCGTGGGACGATTATGACGTTTTCCGAAAAGTGCCTGCAAATATGCCAAAACCAGAAATCCTTGAAAAATATCTGCGTTATCCTATAACGCTGGTTCCAGATACTTTTGGGCGGGATGAAAATTACGCCCGTCATCACGAAGTTGACATAGAAAAGCAACTTCCGCGTGTTGGAATTGCACCAGAGTTTTTGTATCAGGCAAGTCGTTATCGAGCAAATCGCTATGCAGAGGGAATGAAAATCGCAATGCAGAAACGCGATGTTATAAAACAGTGTTTAAATGAATATAGAGACGATGAACATAAAATGCCGGAAAGCGAAGAATACTGGCCTGTAGCAGCGTTTTGTTGCAACTGCAATAAAGATGAAACTCGCATAACAGATTACGACGGAGAGTATTCTGTTTCTTATGAATGTTTGTCTTGCGGTCATAAAGAAAAGGGTGACCTTAAAACTTCTAAAGAGTTTAAACTTGGCTGGCGAGTTGACTGGCCTATGCGCTGGAACGAAGAAAAAGTTGTTTTTGAACCAGGAGGAAAGGATCACATTTCTCCAGGCGGAAGTTACGATACAGCAAAACTCGTTTCAAAAAGGCTTTACAACTGGGATGCCCCTGTTACGATGAAGTATGATTTTGTAAAGCTAAAGGGCGTTCCTGGCAAAATGTCGTCTTCCAAAGGAAAAGTTATCTCTTTGGTTGACGCTCTTGAAGTTTACCAGCCAGAAGTTTTGCGGTACATTTTTGCACAGAATAAGGTTGACCACGAATTTTCAATCAGTTTCGATTTAGATGTTGTTACTGTTTACGAAGCGTACGACCGCACAGAGCGAATCGCTTGGGGCTTGGAAGAGCCAAAAGAAAAAGATGCAGAAAAAAAGGCGAAGATAATAAAGCAAGAAAAACGAATTTACGAATTGAGCCAGATAGTAAACGGTTTCCCAAAAGTTCAACCATATCAAGTTTCGTTCCGCTTGCTTACAACGCTGTTGCAAACTTATTCTGGCGATATAGACGCCGTTATAAAAAGCCTTGGCGATGTAAAAACTGAACAAGAAGAATGCTTGCGACGCCGTTGTGTTTGCGCTTGGTATTGGATAAACGAAAGTGCACCAGATTGCGCTCCAGATTTTTGTTTTAAAATCCGCGATGATAATTCAAAAGCAGAAGGCATTACAGGCGATATGCTTACAGCGATAAAAAGAGTTCGCGACGAAGTTGTTCCAAAGATTGGCACTTACGCACAGGACAAGGATTGCCAGCAGGATATGTACAACATCGCCACAGAACTCGGTTTGGACGCAAAAGCCTTGTTTACTGCGCTTTACCATGCACTCATAAACAAAGACCAGGGCCCACGCCTTGCAAATTTTATGAAGATAATCGGTAAAGAAAAACTTGCAAAGATTCTTTCTGTTTATTAG
- a CDS encoding thiamine diphosphokinase has product MQRCVIVGAAKIVDYKRAISFFMEDDFFIFCDGGLAHCKNLCVKPDLIIGDFDSFEKPEINNVKTITLPKEKNDTDTFFAIKEALRRGFKDFLLLGVIGERFDHSIVNASALFYLFKNKARACIVDDYSVMKIVGKEKTFIDTRCSYFSVLNIFGVAKGVFIKGSKYPLENEKLTPEYMYALSNEVLSDEKPFVYVKHGNVLLVEVV; this is encoded by the coding sequence ATGCAACGATGCGTTATTGTGGGTGCTGCAAAAATTGTTGATTATAAAAGAGCAATTTCATTTTTTATGGAAGATGATTTTTTTATCTTTTGCGATGGAGGTCTTGCCCACTGCAAAAATCTTTGTGTTAAACCAGATTTGATTATTGGCGATTTTGACTCTTTTGAAAAACCTGAGATAAATAATGTAAAAACTATAACGCTGCCAAAAGAAAAAAACGATACAGATACTTTTTTTGCGATAAAAGAGGCTCTTAGGCGTGGTTTTAAAGATTTTTTACTTTTGGGCGTTATTGGCGAGCGATTTGATCATTCTATTGTAAATGCTTCTGCATTATTTTATCTATTCAAAAATAAGGCTCGTGCCTGTATTGTTGACGACTATTCTGTGATGAAAATCGTTGGCAAAGAAAAAACTTTTATAGACACGAGATGTTCTTATTTTTCGGTTTTGAATATATTTGGCGTTGCAAAAGGCGTATTTATAAAAGGCTCTAAATATCCTTTAGAAAATGAAAAATTAACTCCTGAATATATGTACGCATTGAGCAACGAAGTTTTGTCAGATGAAAAGCCTTTTGTTTATGTAAAGCACGGAAATGTTCTTCTGGTTGAAGTTGTGTGA